A single window of Nicotiana sylvestris chromosome 3, ASM39365v2, whole genome shotgun sequence DNA harbors:
- the LOC138888552 gene encoding uncharacterized protein, whose protein sequence is MSPPSDVTETPTPTHGSSSTTTGNGNTIDSTHPFFLHASDAPGMILVNTPFDGRGYAGWSRSILISLLAKNELGFIDGSCPMPTPTDPTFKPGADVTIWFGQPNGAKLHHLQKELADLVQGSTDIASYFTKMKLLWDELDTLNTDMYCSCNCECGSKKKMQQFKEDERIIQFLMGLNETYEHARSNILMIKPLPSVNQAYSLLMQDENQREIHVNPHFPTDGSSFLVRNQAPQNHQTSNGPQFYTQQKTGNNSYKGKSEYKGKKNAQMYSYCKMTNQTIENCYRLIGFPADFKFTKGKKMQHTAKGNSAAAIEDT, encoded by the exons ATGTCTCCTCCTTCTGATGTTACTGAAACTCCCACTCCCACCCACGGTTCTTCATCCACAACAACAGGAAATGGAAATACCATTGATTCCACACATCCTTTCTTTCTTCATGCATCTGATGCACCAGGGATGATACTTGTCAACACACCATTTGATGGTCGAGGTTATGCTGGATGGAGCAGATCTATCTTGATTTCACTTTTAGCCAAGAACGAGTTGGGTTTCATTGATGGATCTTGCCCTATGCCAACCCCAACAGATCCTACTTTCAAACCTGGAGCAGATGTAACCATATG GTTTGGACAACCAAATGGAGCCAAATTACATCACCTGCAAAAGGAGCTAGCTGATTTAGTTCAAGGTTCAACAGATATTGCTAGTTATTTTACCAAAATGAAACTATTATGGGATGAGTTAGACACTCTCAACACTGACATGTACTGTTCTTGCAACTGTGAATGTGGTAGTAAGAAGAAAATGCAACAATTTAAGGAAGATGAAAGGATCATTCAATTCCTCATGGGATTGAATGAGACCTATGAACATGCTAGAAGCAACATTCTCATGATCAAACCATTACCCTCAGTCAATCAAGCATATTCCCTTCTCATGCAAGATGAGAATCAGAGGGAAATTCATGTCAATCCTCATTTCCCAACAGATGGTTCTTCATTCCTAGTGAGAAATCAAGCTCCTCAGAACCATCAGACCTCTAATGGTCCTCAATTCTACACTCAACAGAAGACTGGAAACAATTCCTACAAAGGGAAATCTGAATATAAAGGGAAAAAGAATGCACAGATGTATTCTTATTGCAAGATGACTAATCAAACAATTGAAAACTGCTATAGACTTATAGGTTTTCCTGCTGATTTCAAATTCACTaaaggcaagaagatgcaacataCTGCAAAAGGAAATTCAGCTGCTGCCATAGAGGATACATGA